The following is a genomic window from Solanum stenotomum isolate F172 chromosome 4, ASM1918654v1, whole genome shotgun sequence.
CTGTGCTCATGCATACTCACTTAAGGACCTTTTTTCCAGATCCACTGGCCTCTTCACGCTGGAAAGCTCTAGGATCAAGAGGAATTGTTCCAATAGTCAGGAAACCAGAAGATTCAGCATGTCCATTAACTTTAACAGGCATAGATCCCACAGTGACAACATCAACTGACTGGGTGCTGGCCGCTGTGTTGGTAGTGCTATGTACATCCAGGGGCTTATCGTCCAATGGTTTCGGGTTGATAGTTAGGGAACCAATCTTCAGTGCAGTATTCACGAGTGGACCTCCTTCAGCCACAAGTTTGTCACCATTATCTGCACTCTCTTTGTTAGCTTTAGAAACTATGGAATTCAGTTCTGCAGGAACAGCCATGCAATTTCCAGATTGTTGTTCACCACACTTTGAGCTTTTCTCACTTTCACCAGAAGGTAAACCTGGAGTAGAATTTAGCTTGCGTGGAGGATCCAGTACAGGAACAGCAAATGGGCTATCGTAGCTCCTGATTAGCAGCTTGGCCTTCTCTTCCTGCAAGAGTTTCTGTCTGTTTTCATAATACATGAAGTCGTCTAGTAATGATGTCCTTGACGCATAATCCTTAAATACTTTCAGCATCTCAATGCCTTTCTTGTAGCGTATCTGCACATTGATAACAAAGGATGTCAGATTTTTTCCACTGCCTTTCTTGCAGCATATGTGCTTATTCACAACAAGGGAGAAATGATGCGATTTTCAAAATGCAGAAGCCAACTTCAGTAAAGTGAAATGCAATACAATGGCACCATGGCAGATATAAACAGCTGTAACTCATACCATAACATCAACCGGTGCAGGAGCCAGTATGAGGCAAAGAAGAGCAATAAAGGTATTTCATGCTAGATGGACATTTCATCAAACTACCCTTATGATCCATACAATTTTAAAGGGTATGGTTTCATAAGACATGCTGTTTCTCTGACATggcttttgagaaattatcagTAACATTGTTACAGGTTTAACATTAAAATTATCTTGCAAGAGGTATGGAGACTTGTGGACAGGTACTGGAAGATTTCTTTGATAATGGAGATAAATGTTCTCTATATAAACAAAGGTATAATGACAGTTAGCATGCTGTTAACCATACCACCTTatcaatttattaaataaatgtaTGCGTTTTCAATCCCTTCAAATCTGTATGTCTGTTGCCAAAgaagaaaatggccaaaacatAGAGGAGGAGATTGTGTTGATGCCCAACAGACATTCTTAACAAAAGAAGACGAggaaaaaatcagaaaataacTGATGCATAAAAGCTGATGTACTCTCAATTGGATGTGTTAGTCAAATGGGGAGAAAGAACTGGGGACGGAGAGCATAAAAAAGTTTGCAATAGCATCACACAAGGAGGGGAAGAATAGTGATTGGTCAGCACTTGTCTTCATATGACATAAAATGAATAGTCGAAGTCAATGGAAGACATGCCCTAATGTGTGTCACCTCCATCGGCTCCCAAAAAAaaggaatagaagaaaaaagaggacCACAGAGAGAAATCAATGAATAATGGGAAAAAAGAGAGCAAAATGCCGGATAAATCGTTGACAAGAAATTAGGTAGCAGGTTCTATGGCATTGCCAATACAGGTTCATTTATTACCCACCTCAGATCAAAAATACTAATTTCAGGTAAACATACTGACAAAAAAAGGAGCAGTAGAAGCAAAGAGAATTGTATGTGTTGCATCATGCAGAATTAAATAACAAACCTCTTGTGTGTCTCTGCTGTTAGTTACTGGCTTGTTCTCATTGTTCTCTAATATAATATGCCTAAAGTTAGGGTTTGGGACATCCTTTATGAAGTGCCACTTCACAGGGAAGCTACCACTCCACTTATCTTGCTGCCAGAAATCCATGTCATTGTAGAAGTCTACAGGACCAGTCATTTCAGCGACCCCACAAAACTGCCCACTTGCATTAACCTTCATATTCAAGATTCAAAGACAATATCAAATTAGTTGAGCTTATTTTGACAATGaattttttggctaaaatagTTGGTGATTACTGCTTTGATTAGACCTAGTGGTATAAATCAACTAACCgagaaaaaaaggaatattGGGCAGCCTCTTGGATTTCCAGCAGTAATTCTCTGAGCATCTTCATAAGCACTATTCAGCTTTTTGTTCCCATTAGGGGTTGATGACCAAACATTGTACTTTATACTCTTGTGCACATCATCCTCACTGTATGATTTGATTACAAAAAACTTTGCATTCACGAAGTCCATCAGAAAATCACCTCTATTATACTCATCAGCATGAATAACTATATTGCCTTGCACATCAACATTTCCTGCTCTTGTAGAGTAGGCCTTCACAAGCAATTGCTTTTTCATTCTGTCAATCCGAGGTCCTCTATTCTGTTCCATCAACATATCAGGACTAACTTTCCCATCACTTAGGGTTGTTCCATTTAGAAACTTTGTCCTGATTTTATCTGTATTAGCCCGCTCATGAGCACCTGATCTGTGATTAGACAAGTCAATTTCAGGTGGAAGAGGAGCTCTCAGTTGACCGTGATTAGACAAAGCCTTCCCATGAATAATGCTTCCTATAGCTTGAGCAACTTTACCCTATCAAAGGATTCACAAAAAAAACAGAGATGCATGAGCCACAGTTCCATGAAGAGGcgaagaaaaatacaagatagAATTTCTACAATAGGTACAAGAGCACCCTTGAAATTAGAACAATACTAACAAATGAACCCACGTAAAAGAAGCCCTATTGGACACCTTCCAAACAACGAAGAAAGTTCCTTACCGGGTGTACTTGAGAGGATGGACTGGAAAAACCATGTGACATGTGCTGCTTGCTCGATGCAGCATTGATCTTTGCACTTTCAGATCCCCTGTTAGATGCACTTTTATAACCTGAAGCTGGCCCTAATGAAGTCGGGGTAAATATTGGAGATGTTGGAGATAAATTACGTTTAAGACGAAGATCGTCAGCTCTGTTAGTAGAAGATAGAACACTATCCATTATCGGGTCTGCAGCATTCGCAGGAATACTAGATGTAGATGGCACCGCCATGGGGAAGTATGAAGATGATCCCAAATTTTCATAAGGGGGGATTGTGTAGTAATGTTGTGGCCCTGCACATGGTCCATCAACTCCTACTACAGCACCAGGAATGTAAGGGTTGTATGGGTTATATGAAGACTGTGCACATCCATAGTTAGGTGTATAATATACATACGGGAAACTTTCAGTTTGAGCATCCtgaaatgaaggaaaaaaaagttacaaatacAATCAACAGAGACAATACACTGCAACAAAAATATTGATGTACTTTGGTTAACTATGTAGAAGAATGAACTGACCATATACTGAATATCCTGACCATCCAGACCAAAAAATCCTTGGTGGCCATCCCAATCACCAGGTGATTCTAATCCTGACCAAATAAAACATTAACACAATTAAGGGATCCAACTATCGTTCGCGATTTGGAATCTCAAGATAAGTTCTAGAATCATACCTACCTTATTAAACAAAGTgaacaaaaacaaaatgaagTATCATACCTGTACAGAAATAACCATAATTGGTGGCAGGTGGATAATATAATCCCTGATCAACAACAAACTCAGGGGCTCCTTCATTATACATAGCTTGAGAGTTCTGAAGCAGGGGAGTAGTGATCTGCAGGTTTTCCTCAGTACCCTGAATCTGGCAACACAGAGAAAATACCTTTATCATTTTAACCATGACGCTCTAAAATAAAATGACACTGAAAGTCACAGAACATTTTTGTTCATCTTGGGCAAAAATGTCTTAAATATCCCATTCTAATCATTAATACCAAACTTCAGAATATAATCATCCATATATCCTTGCTCAGGAATATTATATACTCTGACTACCACTCCTTCAcagaaaagaagtaaaacaaaaatgtaATACCTAATAGGTGTGTGTCACTCTAACAGTAAACCTAGACtcaaaaagaagcaaaaaatatttctaaagaaaaaaaatgcagtAATTTGTCAGAACTGCTCGAAACCAACAAAACCTAGTGGCTGACCCACAAAAGGGAATAACAAAGAATCTAAAATGCACTACCATCCATCAATTACATCAGCAAAGTCATACTACAAGTTTGACCAAACTCTTAATCCAACCTCTAATGCATCCAACTAGCTAATCTCAACTCCCATATACGATCATAAATCTGCGACATCAGTCTCCATTTCAGCCACAACTCAAATCACACTAGGACATGTACACTAGAAAAACATACtactacaaataattaatataatatccAAGTTATAACTAGAAACATCTTTTGTCATGTGCAATCAATCAAGCAACTACATCTCAAATCATAAGCTAGCTAACgtacaacaacatacccggtGTAATCCTATGAGTGGAGTCTAGGGAGGAGGGTAGAGCGTACGTAGACCGTACCCCTACCTCgtagagatagagaggttgtttatGACAGTGCAAATCCTCATACTAGTTAGACAATTTTAGCCAGGCTGTCAACCTACCAAAATCTTGCTCCTATATTTGGGTTTGCACCGAGAATATTTTGTAAAGCTCACATAAGAAGCACTCTGAATTTCCCATAAGCAGGAGAAGTGAAACCATAAAGCTGAAATGGCACGATCGCATAGCAAATTAGTATTACAAAAAGAAGCACAACCAAACCATAGCGGATAAACAATGCTTTAACTCACTATACAAAAGAAgataaaacccaaaaaaaactCAACATGCTCTGTATTACAACTACCACACCGCAATCCTAAACTAGAAGTCAACAATATTCAGCACATAaaacatacaacaacaacaaaaacacgGTGCAATCCCACAATGGAGTCTTGGGAGGGTGGTGTGTAAAAATACCTTATCCCTACCTTGAGAAGGTAGAGAGGCCATTTCTTACTGATGGACCCTCAGCTCAAAACAGATGTCAATTAGCAACAAGCAGGAACAACTACACACGCCTCAATCCCAAACACAGAAAAAAGACAAATTATTCTATCTAAATACAGCTACTACACTGCAATCCTAAACTAGAAGACAATTATATTCAGCACAATAAACACACAACAACTACCACACTGCAATCCTAAACTAGAAGTCAATTATATTCAGCACA
Proteins encoded in this region:
- the LOC125863254 gene encoding YTH domain-containing protein ECT4 isoform X2, whose protein sequence is MSLFSSADQPRAESPLELIQGTEENLQITTPLLQNSQAMYNEGAPEFVVDQGLYYPPATNYGYFCTGLESPGDWDGHQGFFGLDGQDIQYMDAQTESFPYVYYTPNYGCAQSSYNPYNPYIPGAVVGVDGPCAGPQHYYTIPPYENLGSSSYFPMAVPSTSSIPANAADPIMDSVLSSTNRADDLRLKRNLSPTSPIFTPTSLGPASGYKSASNRGSESAKINAASSKQHMSHGFSSPSSQGKVAQAIGSIIHGKALSNHGQLRAPLPPEIDLSNHRSGAHERANTDKIRTKFLNGTTLSDGKVSPDMLMEQNRGPRIDRMKKQLLVKAYSTRAGNVDVQGNIVIHADEYNRGDFLMDFVNAKFFVIKSYSEDDVHKSIKYNVWSSTPNGNKKLNSAYEDAQRITAGNPRGCPIFLFFSVNASGQFCGVAEMTGPVDFYNDMDFWQQDKWSGSFPVKWHFIKDVPNPNFRHIILENNENKPVTNSRDTQEIRYKKGIEMLKVFKDYASRTSLLDDFMYYENRQKLLQEEKAKLLIRSYDSPFAVPVLDPPRKLNSTPGLPSGESEKSSKCGEQQSGNCMAVPAELNSIVSKANKESADNGDKLVAEGGPLVNTALKIGSLTINPKPLDDKPLDVHSTTNTAASTQSVDVVTVGSMPVKVNGHAESSGFLTIGTIPLDPRAFQREEASGSGKKVLK
- the LOC125863254 gene encoding YTH domain-containing protein ECT4 isoform X1 produces the protein MSLFSSADQPRAESPLELIQGTEENLQITTPLLQNSQAMYNEGAPEFVVDQGLYYPPATNYGYFCTGLESPGDWDGHQGFFGLDGQDIQYMDAQTESFPYVYYTPNYGCAQSSYNPYNPYIPGAVVGVDGPCAGPQHYYTIPPYENLGSSSYFPMAVPSTSSIPANAADPIMDSVLSSTNRADDLRLKRNLSPTSPIFTPTSLGPASGYKSASNRGSESAKINAASSKQHMSHGFSSPSSQVHPGKVAQAIGSIIHGKALSNHGQLRAPLPPEIDLSNHRSGAHERANTDKIRTKFLNGTTLSDGKVSPDMLMEQNRGPRIDRMKKQLLVKAYSTRAGNVDVQGNIVIHADEYNRGDFLMDFVNAKFFVIKSYSEDDVHKSIKYNVWSSTPNGNKKLNSAYEDAQRITAGNPRGCPIFLFFSVNASGQFCGVAEMTGPVDFYNDMDFWQQDKWSGSFPVKWHFIKDVPNPNFRHIILENNENKPVTNSRDTQEIRYKKGIEMLKVFKDYASRTSLLDDFMYYENRQKLLQEEKAKLLIRSYDSPFAVPVLDPPRKLNSTPGLPSGESEKSSKCGEQQSGNCMAVPAELNSIVSKANKESADNGDKLVAEGGPLVNTALKIGSLTINPKPLDDKPLDVHSTTNTAASTQSVDVVTVGSMPVKVNGHAESSGFLTIGTIPLDPRAFQREEASGSGKKVLK
- the LOC125863254 gene encoding YTH domain-containing protein ECT4 isoform X3, which translates into the protein MYNEGAPEFVVDQGLYYPPATNYGYFCTGLESPGDWDGHQGFFGLDGQDIQYMDAQTESFPYVYYTPNYGCAQSSYNPYNPYIPGAVVGVDGPCAGPQHYYTIPPYENLGSSSYFPMAVPSTSSIPANAADPIMDSVLSSTNRADDLRLKRNLSPTSPIFTPTSLGPASGYKSASNRGSESAKINAASSKQHMSHGFSSPSSQVHPGKVAQAIGSIIHGKALSNHGQLRAPLPPEIDLSNHRSGAHERANTDKIRTKFLNGTTLSDGKVSPDMLMEQNRGPRIDRMKKQLLVKAYSTRAGNVDVQGNIVIHADEYNRGDFLMDFVNAKFFVIKSYSEDDVHKSIKYNVWSSTPNGNKKLNSAYEDAQRITAGNPRGCPIFLFFSVNASGQFCGVAEMTGPVDFYNDMDFWQQDKWSGSFPVKWHFIKDVPNPNFRHIILENNENKPVTNSRDTQEIRYKKGIEMLKVFKDYASRTSLLDDFMYYENRQKLLQEEKAKLLIRSYDSPFAVPVLDPPRKLNSTPGLPSGESEKSSKCGEQQSGNCMAVPAELNSIVSKANKESADNGDKLVAEGGPLVNTALKIGSLTINPKPLDDKPLDVHSTTNTAASTQSVDVVTVGSMPVKVNGHAESSGFLTIGTIPLDPRAFQREEASGSGKKVLK